The Chryseobacterium sp. G0186 genome includes the window TGGAAAACTGAAGTTGATTCTTTGTGGTTTCCACGAGGCTACTTTGATGTGTCAGAGTGTATATAACAGATTAAATCCGGGTAAAAAATTCGTATTGAAATATACAACAGTAAGTGGAGTAGACGGGTTTGACGGAAGCCGTAAAGAAGCAGAGAAGGCTGTTGTGAAAAAAATTGACTAATTTTGCAGAATTATGTCAGATGTAAATATTAAAATCACCGACAGAGAGGGTGTAATCCACGATGTTATAGCTCCAACGGATATGTCCATGAACTTAATGGAGATTATTCGTTCTTATGAATTGGCTGAAGAAGGTACGATTGGTGTATGCGGAGGAATGGCGATGTGCGCTTCATGCCAGGTTTATGTAATCAATGACCCGGGTCTGGAACCCATGGGAGATGAAGAAGACGCCATGCTTGCCGAAGCTTTCCATGTGAAAGACAACAGCAGACTGGGATGTCAGTTACATATTGTCGATGCCATGGAGGGACTTGAAGTGGAAA containing:
- a CDS encoding 2Fe-2S iron-sulfur cluster binding domain-containing protein gives rise to the protein MSDVNIKITDREGVIHDVIAPTDMSMNLMEIIRSYELAEEGTIGVCGGMAMCASCQVYVINDPGLEPMGDEEDAMLAEAFHVKDNSRLGCQLHIVDAMEGLEVEIAPYP